One Oscillospiraceae bacterium DNA segment encodes these proteins:
- a CDS encoding ABC transporter ATP-binding protein, producing MASEINQNNFDEYALSNKFEFKEWKRMLVFLGNHKRYLIPLLICTMITACVDALIPYFSRYAFNNFVGGNTTQGIQWFILLYAIAILIQVTGTIIFIRNSMNLDLRVGKDLRNACFEKLQRQSLSYFNVTPVGYLLSRVLNDTFSLGGMLAWGLADTVWTVSYLIFCSVSMFILNWKLALLVMVVLVGALVICQLMEKNILRLNREVRRTNAKLTASFNEDITGAKTIKTLAVEDSVCHSFDKINVEMRTKSLRARRLRSVFQPIILVLGTMILAVVISSGSGFAGDPEGLGTLAVFIAYALSIIDPISNITDFAVDLIALQVNVERINRLIDAEPLVKDRPEIVEKYGDIFEPKRENWEPIKGDIEFDDVTFRYPDGNVDVLSHFNLKIKSGSCIAIVGETGVGKSTLVNLACRFFEPTEGQVLIDGVDYRERSINWLHSSIGYVLQQPHLFSGTIKENIRYGNPDATDEEIIEAAKVACAHEFISKLKDGYDSNVGEGGDLLSTGQKQLISIARAVVVNPRIFVLDEATSSVDTETEQLISKVISTVLENRTSFIIAHRLSTIKHADLILMVDDGKIIEQGTHRQLLRKKGRYYALYSRQFENEEQGKIFART from the coding sequence ATGGCGTCTGAAATCAACCAGAATAATTTCGACGAATACGCCCTCAGCAATAAATTCGAATTCAAAGAATGGAAACGCATGCTTGTTTTCCTCGGCAATCACAAGCGTTACCTGATTCCGCTGCTGATCTGCACCATGATCACAGCTTGTGTTGACGCGTTGATCCCGTATTTTTCACGGTATGCGTTCAATAACTTCGTCGGCGGAAACACCACGCAGGGTATCCAGTGGTTCATTCTGCTGTATGCAATCGCAATCTTGATTCAGGTTACGGGTACAATCATTTTCATCCGCAACTCGATGAACCTGGATCTGCGGGTCGGTAAGGATCTGCGTAATGCCTGCTTTGAAAAACTGCAGCGCCAGTCGCTTTCTTACTTCAATGTCACACCGGTCGGCTATCTGCTGTCGCGTGTACTCAATGACACGTTCAGTCTGGGCGGTATGCTCGCTTGGGGCCTTGCGGACACGGTCTGGACGGTTTCCTATTTGATCTTCTGTTCGGTATCCATGTTCATTCTGAACTGGAAATTGGCGCTGTTGGTCATGGTGGTGTTGGTGGGCGCACTGGTCATCTGCCAGCTGATGGAGAAAAACATCCTCAGGCTGAACCGGGAGGTACGCAGAACCAACGCAAAACTGACTGCCTCGTTCAACGAGGACATCACCGGTGCAAAGACCATCAAGACACTTGCCGTCGAGGACAGTGTCTGCCATTCGTTTGATAAGATCAACGTTGAAATGCGCACCAAATCGCTGCGGGCAAGACGCCTGCGTTCGGTCTTCCAGCCGATCATACTGGTGCTTGGCACCATGATTCTGGCAGTGGTTATCTCGTCGGGCAGCGGTTTTGCCGGTGATCCCGAGGGTCTCGGCACGCTGGCGGTGTTCATCGCCTATGCGCTTTCGATCATTGATCCGATCTCGAACATCACCGACTTCGCGGTCGACCTGATTGCGTTGCAAGTCAATGTCGAGCGCATCAACCGCCTGATCGACGCCGAGCCGTTGGTTAAGGACAGACCGGAGATCGTGGAGAAATACGGCGACATCTTCGAGCCGAAACGCGAGAACTGGGAGCCGATCAAGGGCGATATCGAGTTTGACGATGTCACTTTCCGGTACCCGGACGGCAACGTTGATGTGTTGTCGCACTTCAATCTCAAGATCAAGTCCGGCAGCTGCATCGCCATCGTCGGCGAGACCGGCGTGGGTAAATCGACTCTCGTCAATTTGGCCTGTCGGTTCTTTGAGCCGACCGAGGGTCAAGTACTCATCGACGGTGTGGATTACCGCGAACGCTCGATCAACTGGCTGCATTCGTCCATCGGCTATGTGCTGCAGCAGCCGCATCTGTTCTCGGGTACGATCAAGGAAAACATCCGTTACGGCAACCCCGACGCCACCGATGAGGAAATCATCGAAGCCGCCAAGGTCGCCTGTGCGCATGAGTTTATTTCAAAACTCAAGGACGGTTACGATTCCAACGTCGGTGAGGGCGGCGATTTGCTCTCGACCGGACAGAAACAATTGATTTCGATCGCCCGTGCGGTTGTCGTGAATCCGAGGATATTTGTGCTCGACGAAGCGACTTCCTCGGTCGACACCGAGACCGAGCAGCTGATCTCAAAGGTGATCTCAACCGTACTCGAAAACCGAACATCCTTCATCATCGCGCATCGGTTGTCCACAATAAAACATGCCGATTTGATTTTGATGGTTGACGACGGCAAAATCATCGAGCAGGGTACGCATCGCCAGCTGCTTCGTAAAAAGGGCCGTTATTACGCGCTCTACAGCCGCCAGTTCGAAAACGAAGAGCAGGGCAAAATCTTCGCCCGGACTTAA